One genomic region from Pseudoduganella dura encodes:
- a CDS encoding family 43 glycosylhydrolase — protein sequence MRACLFLLAALLQVTAAAQAQATSTYQNPLPVTLASGEIAQNCADPAVLRDPRATQPTWYLYCTTDPVSRDEKEGDGYRFRLLPVYRSTDLVHWDWVADSFIDRPAPAAPKSWLWAPEPHYHDGRYWLYYTITDTDDAHSPEPGCGSDSAIGVASSASPAGPWRASGKPVVPPRRAGPGCKFDWTFDPDIVVDDDGTRWLYYGSYGGGIFVQRLAADGLAVEGEARLVGTSGRYEGAEVVRHDGWWYLFASATDCCAGPATGYALYVGRSRTPQGPFLDRQGNDMAAARAGGTPVLPQNGNRWTGPGHNTVFQDAAGQWWTIYHAVDTGDPYFSPGLTRRPALLDRVDWAGGWPVLAEGRGPSTGELPAPAFTADGTRPPPRFAGNGVDVRLLWREDFGKAPAAPWRWVRSPGAWRATAEGLAWSTQPGDLYVDTNTAPLLVRPLPPAGDLRIETRVRLDAPDDCCVTHSQAGLVAMKDDDNYVKLAVLADAGLHQVEFGREAGPVPAGHPRYGNTVAGTPAAANGWTWLRLDLHRDAGGGERWSAWSSADGRAWEGGGTWNHRLGPAARIGLVAMGGGGRAVTFGPVTVSALRAPHSAAHPAPPDRAKAVPRAVPAQP from the coding sequence GTGCGGGCATGCCTGTTTCTCCTGGCGGCGCTGTTGCAAGTCACGGCCGCCGCGCAAGCGCAAGCAACTTCCACTTACCAGAATCCGCTGCCGGTAACACTGGCCAGCGGCGAGATCGCGCAGAACTGCGCCGACCCTGCCGTGCTGCGCGATCCGCGTGCGACGCAGCCCACCTGGTACCTGTATTGCACCACCGATCCGGTCAGCCGCGATGAAAAGGAGGGGGACGGCTATCGTTTCCGCCTGCTGCCGGTCTACCGCTCGACGGACCTGGTGCACTGGGACTGGGTTGCCGATTCCTTCATCGACCGGCCGGCGCCCGCCGCGCCGAAATCCTGGCTGTGGGCGCCCGAACCCCACTATCACGACGGCCGCTACTGGCTGTACTACACGATCACCGATACCGACGATGCCCACAGCCCCGAACCCGGCTGCGGCAGCGACAGCGCGATCGGCGTGGCCAGCAGCGCGTCGCCCGCCGGGCCGTGGCGGGCCAGCGGCAAGCCGGTGGTGCCGCCCCGTCGCGCCGGCCCCGGCTGCAAGTTCGACTGGACCTTCGACCCGGACATCGTCGTCGACGACGACGGCACGCGCTGGCTCTACTACGGCAGCTACGGCGGCGGCATCTTCGTGCAGCGGCTCGCGGCGGACGGCCTGGCGGTGGAGGGCGAGGCGCGCCTCGTCGGCACCTCCGGCCGCTACGAAGGCGCCGAGGTCGTGCGGCACGACGGCTGGTGGTACCTGTTCGCTTCCGCCACCGACTGCTGCGCCGGCCCGGCAACGGGTTATGCGCTATATGTCGGCCGGTCGCGAACGCCGCAGGGGCCGTTCCTGGACCGGCAGGGCAACGACATGGCGGCCGCGCGCGCCGGCGGCACGCCGGTCCTGCCGCAGAACGGCAACCGCTGGACGGGGCCGGGCCACAACACGGTGTTCCAGGATGCCGCCGGGCAGTGGTGGACCATCTACCACGCGGTCGATACCGGCGATCCCTATTTTTCGCCGGGGCTGACGCGGCGCCCCGCCTTGCTGGACCGCGTGGACTGGGCCGGCGGCTGGCCGGTGCTGGCCGAGGGGCGGGGGCCTTCGACCGGGGAACTGCCGGCACCGGCCTTCACCGCCGACGGCACCCGGCCGCCGCCGCGGTTCGCCGGCAACGGCGTCGACGTGCGCCTGCTGTGGCGCGAGGATTTCGGCAAGGCCCCCGCCGCGCCATGGCGCTGGGTGCGCTCGCCGGGAGCATGGCGCGCCACCGCCGAAGGCCTGGCATGGAGCACGCAGCCGGGCGACCTGTACGTGGACACGAATACCGCGCCGCTGCTGGTGCGGCCGCTGCCGCCGGCCGGCGACCTGCGCATCGAAACCCGCGTGCGGCTCGACGCGCCGGACGACTGCTGCGTCACGCACTCGCAGGCCGGCCTGGTGGCGATGAAGGATGACGACAACTACGTGAAGCTGGCCGTGCTGGCCGATGCCGGCCTGCACCAGGTGGAATTCGGCAGGGAAGCCGGGCCGGTGCCGGCCGGCCATCCCCGCTACGGCAATACGGTGGCCGGCACGCCGGCGGCCGCCAACGGCTGGACATGGCTGCGGCTCGACTTGCATCGCGATGCCGGCGGCGGCGAGCGCTGGAGCGCCTGGTCCAGCGCCGATGGTCGCGCATGGGAGGGTGGCGGCACGTGGAATCACCGGCTGGGCCCCGCTGCGCGGATCGGCCTGGTGGCGATGGGCGGCGGCGGGCGGGCCGTGACGTTCGGCCCCGTCACGGTCAGTGCGTTGCGCGCACCCCACTCGGCGGCGCATCCGGCACCGCCAGATCGCGCCAAAGCGGTGCCGCGCGCGGTGCCGGCTCAACCGTAA
- a CDS encoding NADP-dependent malic enzyme, producing MTNDHNDNNNDSDQRREQQLRADALEYHRLPTRGKIEVVPTKPLSNQRDLSLAYSPGVAYACEEIAANPAAAAEYTSRANLVAVITNGTAVLGLGNIGPLASKPVMEGKGCLFKQFAGVDVFDIELAENDPDKLVDAIAMLEPTVGGINLEDIKAPECFYIEKKLRERMNIPVFHDDQHGTAIISSAALLNALKVANKRIGDIRLVASGAGAAAIACLDMMVGLGVRRENVYVTDSRGVIWQGREANMEANKARYAQQTDARTLADIVRGADVFLGCSTAGVLTGEMVKTMADRPIILALANPEPEIRPEVALAARPDCIIATGRSDYPNQVNNVLCFPYIFRGALDCGATRITEEMKQACVVAIAELAEAEVSETVAAAYAGQSLTFGPDYIIPKPFDQRLIAAIAPAVAKAAFESGVAATPIADLAAYRAQLEQQVFHTGLVMKPLFSAAKAAQKRVVYAEGDDERVLRAVQTVVDERLGLPVLVGSAEKVAKAIAAAGLRLKHGTDYTLADPGTVDSTSHALALLKSGDADAVICGLRGNIDSHLEQVRQTIGLAPGAEVLATMNALVLEKHTLFVADTHVNDDPTAQELAAIARLAAAQVRHFGLEPKVALLSHSTAGSSERPSARKMRDARALLARSSPDLPVIGEVQGDVALVGGVAPGLLGNFSGEANVLVMPSLDAANIAFNLLKVTGGKGVTVGPVLLGAALPVHVLGPGATVRRIVNMTAVAVAEAVR from the coding sequence ATGACGAACGACCATAACGACAACAATAACGACAGCGACCAGCGTCGCGAGCAGCAACTGCGTGCGGACGCACTGGAATACCACCGCCTGCCGACCCGGGGCAAGATCGAGGTCGTGCCGACCAAGCCGCTGTCGAACCAGCGCGACCTGTCGCTGGCGTATTCGCCGGGCGTGGCCTACGCCTGCGAGGAAATCGCCGCCAACCCGGCCGCCGCCGCCGAGTACACGTCGCGCGCGAACCTGGTGGCCGTGATCACCAACGGCACCGCCGTTCTGGGCCTGGGCAACATCGGCCCGCTGGCCTCGAAGCCGGTCATGGAAGGCAAGGGCTGCCTGTTCAAGCAGTTCGCCGGTGTCGACGTGTTCGACATCGAACTGGCCGAGAACGATCCCGACAAGCTGGTGGACGCCATCGCGATGCTCGAACCCACCGTGGGCGGCATCAACCTGGAAGACATCAAGGCGCCCGAATGCTTCTACATCGAGAAGAAGCTGCGCGAGCGGATGAACATTCCCGTGTTCCACGACGACCAGCACGGCACCGCGATCATTTCCAGCGCAGCGCTGCTCAATGCGCTGAAGGTGGCGAACAAGCGCATCGGCGATATCCGGCTCGTGGCGTCGGGCGCCGGCGCCGCGGCGATCGCCTGCCTGGACATGATGGTGGGCCTGGGCGTGCGCCGCGAAAACGTGTACGTGACCGACTCGCGCGGCGTGATCTGGCAGGGCCGCGAAGCCAACATGGAAGCGAACAAGGCGCGCTATGCGCAGCAGACCGATGCCCGCACGCTGGCCGACATCGTGCGCGGCGCGGACGTGTTCCTGGGCTGCTCGACCGCCGGCGTGCTGACGGGCGAGATGGTGAAGACGATGGCCGATCGCCCGATCATCCTGGCGCTGGCTAACCCGGAACCGGAAATCCGCCCCGAAGTGGCGCTGGCCGCCCGGCCGGACTGCATCATCGCCACCGGCCGTTCGGATTACCCGAACCAGGTCAACAACGTGCTGTGCTTCCCTTACATCTTCCGTGGCGCGCTCGATTGCGGCGCCACCCGCATCACCGAGGAAATGAAGCAGGCGTGCGTGGTGGCGATCGCCGAGCTGGCCGAAGCCGAAGTGAGCGAGACCGTGGCCGCCGCCTATGCCGGCCAGAGCCTCACGTTCGGTCCCGACTACATCATTCCGAAACCGTTCGACCAGCGCCTGATCGCCGCGATCGCGCCGGCCGTGGCGAAGGCCGCCTTTGAGTCGGGCGTGGCGGCCACGCCGATCGCCGACCTGGCCGCCTACCGCGCCCAGCTCGAGCAGCAGGTGTTCCACACCGGCCTGGTGATGAAGCCGCTGTTCAGCGCCGCCAAGGCCGCGCAGAAGCGCGTGGTGTACGCCGAGGGCGACGACGAGCGCGTGCTGCGCGCCGTGCAGACCGTGGTCGACGAACGCCTGGGCCTGCCGGTGCTGGTGGGCAGCGCGGAGAAGGTCGCGAAGGCGATCGCCGCCGCCGGCCTGCGCCTGAAACACGGCACCGACTACACGCTGGCCGATCCCGGCACGGTCGATTCCACCAGCCATGCGCTGGCGCTGCTGAAGTCCGGCGATGCGGATGCGGTGATCTGCGGGCTGCGCGGCAACATCGACTCCCACCTGGAGCAGGTGCGCCAAACCATCGGCCTGGCGCCGGGCGCCGAGGTGCTGGCGACGATGAACGCGCTGGTGCTGGAAAAGCACACGCTGTTCGTGGCCGACACGCACGTCAACGACGACCCGACGGCGCAGGAACTGGCCGCCATCGCACGGCTGGCCGCCGCACAGGTGCGCCACTTCGGCCTGGAGCCGAAAGTCGCGCTGCTGTCCCATTCGACGGCCGGTTCGTCCGAGCGGCCGTCGGCCCGCAAGATGCGCGATGCCCGTGCGCTGCTGGCGCGGTCGTCGCCGGACCTGCCGGTGATCGGCGAAGTGCAGGGCGACGTCGCGCTGGTCGGCGGCGTGGCGCCCGGCCTGCTGGGCAACTTCAGCGGCGAAGCCAACGTGCTGGTGATGCCGTCGCTGGACGCGGCCAACATCGCGTTCAACCTGCTGAAGGTAACCGGCGGCAAGGGCGTGACGGTCGGTCCCGTGCTGCTGGGCGCCGCGCTGCCGGTGCACGTGCTCGGCCCTGGCGCGACCGTGCGCCGCATCGTCAACATGACGGCGGTTGCCGTGGCTGAAGCCGTCCGGTAA
- a CDS encoding TonB-dependent receptor plug domain-containing protein — MQKHSMTAAVLATLPFIAIHAQAQAQGQHERLDYKLPAAPLERTLLLIAADTGVALAYDPRLLGGARSAPVVGRYSAAEAIARALDGSGFELAGNGGGALTIRRAIQRSAAPMAPQFVKVSAPAAPAAVSSSAAAAQPAAAMATVTVSGARQGRRAGLDEDPQRTPTSSYRIGGEELDRQNITTIEELQQLVPGLNIQSTDPSDMQISIRGVGDGGGQASGDSNIGMPGSVAVYVDGVYLARPGMLSSLGDLAYAEVLSGAQGTMFGANSTGGVLNITTKSPTFVPEAEVTVSAGQHGYQRVRGVVSGPLSENWAGRLNVVRSASDGAVTNIRNGNKLNGGSSNGVRGQLLYRGGDSFTLRLATDYNNSNSEPTSVLVATHAINGRDTYLTHSAAAGNNVVFGPNVDLDDENRIHVVQGGASALAEWQFGGGWRLRSVTSLRYFHSQPTMADGLSVQVYANTGTEVRDKTWSQELRVDSPAGGAVDYAFGLTYLGQHAETLAHTRYANTTVPAKWLDSTAFRNLDIIRLGLLRDRMLSPFAQGTLHVGDAVDITAGVRANIQKKGGSFIRYNRVPFNSGYLEEQHTLPSGTLTASWRFAPGWSTYAAASYGEKSGGLNISAGAARQAGLDSLYIKPEKTKSAEVGAKASLAGDRLALKGALFLTEISDFQTQGYNPDDQQVYLLNAGTFISRGAEASARWTPDRNWSIDAAAVYNDTYYTHYANARCAPEVTLAPNPPPSCNLTGQRVFNAPRLTANTSVRYDWTAENGLRSFVSARYAYRSWMFGTVDASQFTRVPGYGLASFAAGTGAKAGAGEWTASVFLNNAFDKTYYKRLVNGDYGSVAGWLGERRTLGVTLAYRY; from the coding sequence TTGCAAAAGCATTCAATGACGGCCGCCGTGCTGGCCACCCTTCCTTTCATCGCCATCCACGCGCAGGCACAGGCGCAGGGCCAGCACGAACGCCTGGACTACAAGCTGCCCGCGGCGCCGCTGGAACGGACGCTGCTGCTGATCGCCGCCGATACCGGCGTGGCGCTCGCCTACGACCCGCGCCTGCTGGGCGGTGCCCGGTCGGCGCCGGTGGTGGGCCGCTACAGCGCGGCCGAGGCGATCGCCCGCGCGCTCGATGGCAGCGGCTTCGAGCTGGCCGGCAATGGCGGCGGCGCGTTGACGATCCGCCGCGCGATCCAGCGGTCGGCGGCGCCCATGGCGCCGCAGTTCGTCAAGGTGTCGGCGCCGGCGGCGCCGGCGGCGGTGTCCTCGTCCGCGGCCGCCGCCCAGCCCGCGGCGGCCATGGCGACCGTGACCGTCAGCGGCGCGCGGCAGGGCCGCCGCGCCGGTCTCGACGAGGACCCGCAGCGCACGCCCACGTCGTCGTACCGGATCGGCGGCGAGGAACTCGACAGGCAGAACATCACGACGATCGAGGAACTGCAGCAGCTGGTGCCGGGCCTGAACATCCAGAGCACCGACCCGTCGGACATGCAGATCAGCATCCGCGGCGTGGGCGATGGCGGCGGGCAGGCCAGCGGCGATTCCAATATCGGCATGCCGGGCAGCGTGGCCGTCTACGTCGACGGCGTCTACCTGGCCCGGCCGGGCATGCTGTCGAGCCTCGGCGACCTGGCGTATGCCGAAGTGCTGAGCGGCGCGCAGGGCACGATGTTCGGCGCCAATTCCACCGGCGGCGTGCTGAACATCACTACCAAATCCCCGACGTTCGTGCCGGAGGCCGAAGTCACCGTGTCGGCGGGCCAGCACGGCTACCAGCGCGTGCGCGGCGTGGTCTCCGGCCCGCTGTCCGAAAACTGGGCCGGCCGCCTGAACGTCGTGCGTAGCGCGTCCGACGGCGCCGTGACCAACATCCGCAACGGCAACAAACTCAATGGCGGCTCGTCGAACGGTGTCCGCGGCCAGTTGCTGTATCGGGGCGGCGACAGCTTCACGCTGCGCCTTGCCACCGACTACAACAACAGCAACAGCGAGCCGACATCGGTGCTGGTGGCCACGCACGCGATCAATGGCCGCGACACGTACCTGACGCACTCCGCCGCTGCCGGCAACAACGTGGTGTTCGGCCCGAACGTGGACCTGGACGACGAAAACCGCATCCACGTGGTGCAGGGCGGCGCGTCGGCGCTGGCCGAATGGCAATTCGGCGGCGGCTGGCGGCTGCGCTCCGTCACGTCGCTGCGCTACTTCCATTCGCAGCCGACGATGGCGGACGGTCTTTCCGTGCAGGTCTACGCCAACACCGGCACCGAGGTGCGCGACAAGACCTGGTCGCAGGAACTGCGGGTCGACTCGCCCGCCGGCGGCGCCGTCGACTACGCGTTCGGCCTCACGTACCTGGGCCAGCATGCCGAGACGCTGGCGCACACGCGCTACGCCAATACCACGGTGCCGGCGAAGTGGCTGGACAGCACCGCGTTCCGCAACCTGGACATCATCCGCCTCGGGCTGCTGCGCGACCGCATGCTGTCGCCGTTCGCGCAGGGCACGCTGCACGTGGGCGATGCCGTCGACATCACGGCCGGCGTGCGCGCCAACATCCAGAAGAAGGGCGGCAGCTTCATCCGGTACAACCGCGTGCCCTTCAACTCCGGCTACCTGGAAGAGCAGCATACGCTGCCATCGGGCACGCTGACCGCCAGCTGGCGCTTCGCGCCGGGCTGGAGCACCTATGCGGCGGCCTCGTACGGCGAGAAGTCGGGCGGCCTGAACATCTCGGCCGGCGCGGCGCGCCAGGCCGGCCTCGATTCGCTGTACATCAAGCCGGAAAAGACGAAGAGCGCCGAGGTCGGCGCGAAGGCCAGCCTGGCCGGCGACCGGCTGGCGCTGAAGGGCGCGCTGTTCCTTACCGAGATCAGCGATTTCCAGACGCAGGGCTACAACCCCGACGACCAGCAGGTGTACCTGCTGAACGCCGGCACGTTCATCTCGCGCGGCGCCGAGGCCAGCGCGCGCTGGACGCCGGACCGCAACTGGAGCATCGACGCGGCGGCCGTCTACAACGACACGTACTACACGCACTACGCCAACGCGCGCTGCGCACCGGAAGTGACGCTGGCGCCGAATCCGCCGCCGTCGTGCAACCTGACGGGCCAGCGCGTGTTCAACGCGCCGCGGCTGACCGCCAATACGAGCGTGCGCTACGACTGGACCGCGGAAAACGGCCTGCGTTCGTTCGTGTCGGCACGGTATGCCTACCGCAGCTGGATGTTCGGTACCGTCGACGCGTCGCAGTTCACCCGCGTGCCGGGCTACGGCCTGGCATCGTTCGCCGCCGGCACCGGGGCCAAGGCAGGAGCGGGCGAGTGGACCGCGTCGGTATTCCTGAACAACGCGTTCGACAAGACGTACTACAAGCGCCTCGTGAACGGCGACTACGGCTCGGTGGCCGGCTGGCTGGGCGAACGTCGTACACTTGGCGTCACGCTGGCATACCGCTACTGA
- a CDS encoding exo-rhamnogalacturonan lyase family protein produces the protein MDRRQLLKLSALLAGAPAVTMLPARAAGQPGTAPIGPTTLRWLDSDAPDSFTGATFGVPWPQGLVPRASGFSLRATAGGGAAGAPASAPPLQSWPLAWWPDGSVKWSAHAIGGGTPAGSYDLQPGPAAPQDGNAGGMVSRHGADIVVDTGRLRARVAGNGNGVFAEVALGGRTRLRDGELVLLTDATDDSEEGAGQKRRWRGEVAQVEVEQDGPVRAVLKLTGTHRGEDGTALLPFTLRLEFHRGSDAIRVLHTFVVDVDPAKFQVRGIGLRFGTVLDGAPHDRHVRFVSAAGGVFAESVRSLTGLRRDVGDDNAAAQVAGRPLPPVAQLPQAIRDGLAYVPAFGDYRLLQPNADGFTIVKRTAKGYGWIPAGGGTRAGGTGYVGGAGGGVAFGVRNFWQSHPGQIDIAGAAGDRAAVTLWLWAPEAPPMQLRFFHDGMGQDTHEKQRAALDITYEDYEPGFGSPHGIARTSELELQLFAATPSAAELAAVGRRIAQPPRLLPTPERLYAAGVFSDYWAPRGRGGSRAGPLETRLAGLFDYYKGQVEQRRWYGFWDYGDVMHTYDPRRHQWRYDVGGFAWDNSELSTDIWLWHYFLHSGRADAFRLAEAMTRHTGEVDVYHIGPFSPLGTRHGVQHWGDSAKQLRISTAINRRFMYYLTADERIGDLLTEQQDAVRRLRDIAPGRKIGQKLATGADEASVGFGTDWGAIAGAWFTAWERTGDNVWRDRLLASMTTIAAQPHGFFTGAAIMDLRTGAFRIDTSKKISVSHLSAVFGLTEICSELLCTLPEPAFREAWLRYCRLYNATPEAQRAALGQDLGKLNLSQGHARLLGYAAAQARDPAAMQEAWRLFEAGKAGLRDADFAIRPVRAPAVLNDIDEAARMSTNAAAQWGLGALGLLALDARATPPGKVLVRDDFRSFDGRRWRVEAEKGDPREAATVKDGALLLDTRGGLTVWLAQPLDGHYEIAYTCTVLDEGNPGDRVSDMNVFWQARLDRPRSGKLDDYDRVPMFYAGIGGNHNTTTRFRRYDGSGERILLHEYTEKPWLLRANHPYRVRIVVDGAGTRLYVDNVQYFASRERVGAGLFGLRTTLSRQRIADFAVYSLA, from the coding sequence ATGGACCGCCGTCAACTGCTCAAACTTTCCGCGCTGCTGGCCGGCGCGCCGGCCGTGACCATGCTGCCCGCGCGCGCCGCCGGCCAGCCGGGGACCGCCCCGATCGGCCCGACGACGCTGCGCTGGCTCGACAGCGATGCGCCGGACAGCTTCACCGGCGCCACGTTCGGCGTGCCGTGGCCGCAGGGACTCGTGCCGCGGGCCAGCGGTTTTTCGTTGCGCGCCACGGCGGGAGGGGGCGCGGCAGGGGCGCCGGCGTCGGCGCCGCCGCTGCAGTCCTGGCCGCTGGCCTGGTGGCCCGACGGCTCGGTCAAGTGGAGCGCCCACGCGATCGGCGGCGGCACGCCGGCCGGCAGCTACGACCTGCAACCGGGGCCGGCCGCTCCGCAGGACGGGAACGCGGGCGGCATGGTCAGCCGGCACGGTGCCGACATCGTCGTCGATACCGGCAGGCTGCGCGCCCGGGTGGCGGGGAATGGCAACGGCGTGTTTGCCGAAGTCGCCCTGGGCGGCCGGACACGGCTGCGCGACGGCGAACTGGTGCTGCTGACCGATGCGACCGATGACAGCGAAGAGGGCGCCGGCCAAAAGCGGCGCTGGCGCGGCGAGGTTGCGCAGGTGGAGGTCGAACAGGATGGTCCGGTGCGCGCGGTGCTGAAACTGACCGGCACCCACAGGGGGGAGGATGGCACCGCGCTGCTGCCGTTCACGCTGCGCCTCGAATTCCACCGCGGCAGCGACGCGATCCGCGTGCTGCACACGTTCGTCGTCGACGTGGACCCGGCGAAGTTCCAGGTGCGCGGCATCGGCCTGCGGTTCGGTACCGTGCTGGACGGCGCGCCGCACGACCGCCACGTGCGCTTCGTGTCTGCCGCCGGCGGCGTGTTCGCCGAGAGCGTGCGCAGCCTCACCGGCCTGCGGCGCGATGTCGGCGACGACAACGCGGCCGCGCAGGTGGCCGGCCGGCCCCTGCCGCCGGTGGCGCAACTGCCGCAGGCCATCCGCGACGGCCTGGCGTATGTGCCGGCGTTCGGCGATTACCGGCTGCTGCAGCCGAATGCCGACGGTTTCACCATCGTCAAGCGCACCGCGAAGGGATATGGCTGGATTCCGGCCGGCGGCGGCACGCGCGCCGGCGGCACCGGCTATGTCGGCGGTGCCGGCGGCGGGGTGGCGTTCGGCGTGCGCAATTTCTGGCAAAGCCATCCCGGCCAGATCGACATCGCCGGCGCGGCCGGCGACCGTGCCGCCGTCACGCTGTGGCTGTGGGCGCCGGAAGCGCCGCCGATGCAATTGCGCTTCTTCCACGACGGCATGGGCCAGGACACGCACGAAAAGCAGCGCGCCGCGCTGGACATCACGTACGAGGACTACGAGCCCGGCTTCGGCTCGCCGCACGGCATCGCGCGCACCAGCGAACTCGAACTGCAGCTGTTCGCCGCCACGCCGTCCGCCGCGGAGCTGGCAGCGGTCGGCCGGCGCATCGCGCAGCCGCCACGGCTGCTGCCCACGCCCGAGCGCCTGTACGCGGCAGGCGTGTTCAGCGATTACTGGGCGCCCCGGGGCCGTGGAGGCAGCCGTGCCGGGCCGCTGGAAACGCGGCTCGCCGGGCTGTTCGACTATTACAAGGGGCAGGTCGAACAGCGCCGCTGGTACGGCTTCTGGGATTACGGCGACGTGATGCACACCTACGATCCGCGCCGCCACCAGTGGCGCTACGACGTCGGCGGCTTCGCCTGGGACAATTCGGAACTGTCCACCGACATCTGGCTGTGGCATTACTTCCTGCACTCGGGCCGGGCCGATGCGTTCCGGCTGGCCGAGGCGATGACGCGGCATACCGGCGAAGTGGACGTGTATCACATCGGCCCGTTCAGCCCGCTGGGCACGCGGCACGGCGTGCAGCACTGGGGCGACAGCGCCAAGCAGCTGCGCATCTCCACCGCGATCAACCGCCGCTTCATGTATTACCTGACGGCGGACGAACGCATCGGCGACCTGCTGACCGAACAGCAGGATGCCGTGCGGCGCCTGCGCGACATCGCGCCGGGCCGCAAGATCGGCCAGAAGCTGGCCACGGGCGCGGACGAGGCCAGCGTGGGCTTCGGCACCGACTGGGGCGCCATCGCCGGGGCCTGGTTCACGGCCTGGGAACGCACCGGCGACAACGTGTGGCGCGACAGGCTGCTGGCCAGCATGACCACGATTGCCGCGCAGCCGCACGGCTTCTTCACGGGCGCCGCGATCATGGACCTGCGCACCGGCGCGTTCCGCATCGATACATCGAAGAAGATCTCGGTATCGCACCTGTCCGCCGTGTTCGGGCTGACGGAAATCTGCTCGGAGCTGCTGTGCACCTTGCCGGAGCCGGCGTTCCGCGAGGCCTGGCTGCGCTACTGCCGGCTCTACAACGCCACGCCGGAAGCGCAGCGCGCCGCGCTGGGGCAGGATCTCGGCAAGCTGAACCTCTCGCAAGGGCATGCCCGGCTGCTCGGCTATGCCGCCGCGCAGGCGCGCGATCCGGCGGCGATGCAGGAAGCGTGGCGCCTGTTCGAAGCGGGCAAGGCGGGGCTGCGCGACGCCGATTTCGCCATCCGCCCCGTGCGCGCGCCGGCGGTGCTGAACGATATCGACGAGGCGGCCCGCATGTCCACCAATGCCGCCGCCCAGTGGGGGCTGGGCGCGCTGGGACTGCTGGCGCTCGATGCACGGGCCACGCCGCCGGGCAAGGTGCTCGTGCGCGACGACTTCCGCAGCTTCGATGGACGCCGCTGGCGCGTGGAAGCGGAAAAGGGCGATCCGCGCGAAGCCGCCACGGTGAAGGATGGCGCGCTGCTGCTCGATACGCGCGGCGGGCTCACGGTATGGCTCGCGCAGCCGCTCGACGGCCACTACGAGATCGCGTACACCTGCACCGTGCTCGACGAAGGCAATCCGGGCGACCGCGTGTCCGACATGAACGTGTTCTGGCAAGCGCGGTTGGACCGGCCGCGCTCCGGCAAGCTGGACGATTACGACCGGGTGCCGATGTTCTATGCGGGGATCGGCGGCAACCACAATACGACGACGCGGTTCCGCCGCTATGACGGCAGCGGCGAGCGCATCCTGCTGCACGAGTACACGGAAAAGCCCTGGCTGCTGCGGGCCAACCATCCGTACCGGGTGCGGATCGTCGTCGATGGTGCCGGTACCCGGCTGTACGTCGACAATGTGCAGTATTTCGCGTCGCGCGAACGGGTCGGCGCAGGTCTGTTCGGACTGCGCACCACGCTGTCGCGGCAGCGGATCGCCGATTTCGCCGTCTATAGTTTGGCGTAA